The genomic region gagggggtgggactgtgcgtgcgtgagaagagtttttttttttcttccactagACTGAATGCATACATATTCATACTTAGAACTACACACCCTCCTGCTCACCAACATGTActtattaacacacatacacacactcactcacacacacacacacacatacatacacacacacacacactcacacactcacacactcacacacacacacccacactcacacatatctcATCAACCACACACCCcatatacacagtcacacaccatcacaaagTTATACTCAAACATCCTCATATACTACCTCATGTGACTCATCCAATCACTCCTATGGACACACTCATGCTCGTGTGCACTCTTACTCACTCAAATGTTAGTGGGGAGAAACACATGtttacacagccacacacaagcacatcacaCGCGTTAACCCACACTCACTCGCGCAGTCACAATCAGTTTTGCTGATGGTGTGTTAAGAAAGCTCTTGTTAGGAACAGGATATCATGGACTTTTAATGTGTTACAGATTTTTGGGACtggaagcattttttttttttttttcactctcacccgctctcgttttttttttttttttttcttgctgacCCTGTTGGACAGCTGACGCTGATTCTGGGAAATAAACGAAACAAGAAGGCCTTTGTTGGCAGCTCCCCCCTGCTCCATTCAGTTCTCACTGTTTCTCCcccatagctctctctctctctcgctctctctttcggtctctcactcgcgctctctctcgcgctctctctctctctctctctctctctctctctctctctctctctctctctctctctctctctctctctctctctctctctctctctctctctctctctctctctctctttcgctctctctctccccatttctccCCCTTTCCCATACCCTCATCAGTTCCCTGTCGctttccccttccctctctcctagcAAGTGCTCGCTCACTGACCCTGGGCctgttttcctttctctcctgctgttttcctctctctcctactccctctctctctctctctcctactccctctcctctccccaccctgTTGTCGTGACTAAGCGTAGAGAAGAAGGAGAGTACTGGCGTGCACGCCAGCCTCACTCCCAACATGTGGTTTTCATCATGGCTGCCCCTGTGACACCTAGCACTGGATGGAAGACGGTCGGGAGAGTCTGGGAGGAAGGTGGAaggtggactgtgtgtgtgtgtgtgtgtgtgtgtgtttagggtgaGTGGGGTGAGCTCGAGGCTATCTCCAGTATGAGGCCAAGACTGAGGCCAGCTGTCCCACATCTGGGCAACCgtgagcagcagcaacagcagaccATGTGCCGAAACAATACGTTTGCGAGGGAAGTAGACAGGACGCCCCAGGGCACTTTCCACCTGCTCTAGTCACTGAGCCCTGCTGCAAACAGAGGTGGACCTGGCGGTGGACCCTGTGAACTcaagtgttaagtgtgtgtgtgtgtgcacacgagagagaaagagagagagtatgtgtgtgtttgtgccactCCATATGTGCAGCTGGTATTGCACAAGACCTGCAGATGTGTGAGAACCAAACGAGACTGGATGTGCTCATCTAATATTGCAGTAAGGGCAAGTGCTTTTTTAATGGAAGGAGTTTCTCATAAAAATAACAAGGAGATCATTGCTAATGGTAAAATCATGTTACCAATTcatgtgatcacacacagaTGGTAAAAATGTACAGAAACACTCTTTTACCATTAGGACTTGGTTTAACTTTAGACATCCATACAATCTCCGAAACATAGGCTTTTCTTTAAATATTATGTAATGCCCTCGAGTGAGAACTATCACTCAAGCACAGGCAATTTGgcaacaggcaggcaggcaggcaggcaacaGGCAACTCAGGCAATTTGCAGACAAACAGCATAGTCTTTGCCAGTATTTGCCACAAACTGACAATGTGATGGGGCTAAGCACTGAGCCGTATGGTACTCCCTAGTAAATAGGTTGTAAACCTACATTTGACATTAACCAACAATATACATAGGTTGTGGTTTGTCTGAGAgacaatacttttttttttttcttgccagtCTTAAGACCCAGTTCTGTCCTGAAAAAGGCTACTGCGGCCAAGACAAAAGGCATGGCAGGGAATGACCTTGTTTAATGAAATGAGGAGATTGGTTAAGTGCCAGTAAGTGGGTTATattcaccatcatcaccattgTGCATTATGCAACATTAACAATGCCCAAAAGGCAAGCTTTTGTGTTCAAAATGTGTCATATTAAAGGGAGGCCAGGGAGCATATTGgctgctgtttctgtttttcccaATCTCTATAAAAGTTATttaagaagagggagagagccagaaTTTGGAGACAGGCTGTGGAAGGAAGTTCAGCAAATTTCTCAAGTCATAACCCTGTATAAGCACGAGGCCTCATAGACCACAGTTTAGCAATCCGTGCCGAATAAATGAGATCTTCTAGATTCATCAGCGTATAGGGGTGACTGTGCAGTTCTGCCAAGAGACTGTTTATAAGGATATAGCCTTCCCCCTAAAGCCATCACGCACTGTCTGGTTTTGTGAGCCGTTCTTCTTAGCTCCACATCTGGCTTTTACGGGATATAttttcctttccccccccccccccctctctcgctctctcaagaGCTTTTTGTTGCACAACTAACACACGCGCTCAGTTCGGACTGGTAGTGCGGACTGTCTTGAGATGTGCATGCTCACTGAattacttttctttttatttacctttttttttcagtcaatgTCCTGCAATGGCAAATGTGAAATCTGGCAACACAAAGTCACAAGTGTCGAGGCATGTTGTGCGCTGTACCGCTGTGGGGCTGCTGTCCTTGGAGCAAGCTGTGTTTTTCTCAGTTTGTTCTGGAAAAAGGATAGGACAAGAAGATGTTGGTGCTGAATTGTAACAGCCTTGCACAAAACCGAACAGTCCGTCTCCGTGCCCTGCCCACATACTCCCATGTTTTATTgctttgttttggtgtttttgcTAATGCAGTATGTTTGTAATAAAGCGCTCCATCTTTCAAAGACCACGGACATTTATGTAATAGGAGTTCTCAAGTGGTGACCAATATGTTCTAGATGTTTAAAACATTACAAAGAGGGGAGATTCAAAAGAGCCTTTTTGATCCTGTGTTGTTGGTTTACCCCAGTGGACCCTATAGATTCAACAGGGGAGTTTGTTTGCGgcacaggactgtgtgtgtgtgtgtgtgtgtgtgtgtgtgtgtgtgcaccccttGCTGCTCCTCCACGTAGCCTGTGTTTACCTCTTGGCTTGCTCACATCTGTGGAGCTGTTTAGAAATGTGGGCCTACTGTTTGTGTGGGAGCGAACCCACACTGATCCAGTCCAATCCTGATTTGTTGGctgtactccccccccccccccccccccttttctctctttctctctttcttaatgtctttctttctttctttctttctctctttcttcctttcttaatgtctttcttttggtcttcatctctctgtccatctttctcttgGAGACGCTGTGTGAAAGTAATGTTATTGGGTAATGCTGGAGAAGTCTGAAGGAGAACTTTGTGTCATTTTAACAGTAAACagttgctccctctctctctctctctctctctctttctttctctctctctctctctctctttatctttcctgctccctccccctctctcgctcagtcCGAAGCCATGTTTGGATCTGCCTGAGATCCTTCATGCTGTTTTCTTGGACACGAGTGTCATCACAGCACATCTGTACAAAATAGATGTTATTACCCAACATGCGGACCATCTCCTAATGTGAGGTCCAAagccattgctctctctctctctccgtcaacGTATTTATAGCCCCCCCATGGGTGTCCACAAAGAACAGAATGGGGTGCCTGGGATGAAGGAACAGCCTTATATAGTCAGATTGCTGTGATTTGTTCAAATGAATACAAGTCTGAGCTGTCTGCTcatccctccaccccaccccttttcAGTCTGACCTTgtttgtctccctgctgtcaGTCTAAACATCTccatttttgtgtctttttctcaCAGTGAtgtcccaccaccaccaacaccttCAGCATgcccagcaacagcaacagcaacaacagcagcagcagcagcaacaacaacaacaggttCAGGCCCAGTCCATGGGCTCGCCTGGCCCCATGGCCCAGCAGCAGGGCACCCCGCCGGGCATGATGGCTCTGCCCAACTCCTTGAGCGCCCAGCACCAGCAGAAGATGCGGCTGCAGAGGATCCAGCTGGAGCGCGAGCGCATccagaggagacaagaggagctGATGAGACAGGTGAGGGATACCACACGTGCAGCACACAAAGCAAacgcacgtgcgcacacacacatatccacgaaatgcatacatacaaaacataccACAGGCACCAACACAAACAATTAGGCCATCCTTTATGTGTCAGCGAGACAtatagtctgtgtgtctgtgtatgggttTTGTCGTCCTCTTTTCTCCCCAACAGGACAGAGGCTTTGCTCACACCTAATAAAAGTATATGAccaatgtgcttttgtttagACACACAGCACTTCCCTTTTGTATCTGAGTCCCAAAGACTATGCTCTCTCCGCTGTGCTCCCAGGCATCCTGTCGGAGTCctgctgcgcacacacagacactcacagacacacaaacacacacactgtttactcTGCACACCAGTGGCCCAATCAGAATAGCCAATTAGTCATCAGTCTCTTCCTCACATAAGAGCGCTGAATCGTTAATGGCTCACCAGTCCTGTGACAAAAGTGATTCCCGGCAGTCCTCCCTGGAAAAGGTCATGATCTGTCCAAGCGCAATCAATCTCTGACTGTTACCACACAGTCTGAAGTCACACCTATCTATATCCCTGAGCCAGATTGAAAAACATTGTTTATGTGGCGTTTTTAGAGAGGGCTAAATGAGCTTGAGCAGCCCCTAGTGGCAGCGGGCAGTATTGCGTTTGTGCCCAGCCACACCTGTTAATGTTGGATGAAAGAACCTCACGGGTGGAGAACTCGCTAAAAAAGGGAAGAGATTTACGGCGTCCGTGTTTATACTGAGGCGCTGCAAATCCCTGTTCTCGGTGGGATGCGAGCACTCGTGTTTACAGGATGGCCCTCCGTCCGCCTCCGTCCAGGCTGTTACCTCACCCAGGAGATGTTTATCTTGCTGTGAAAATCTGCCTGCGTTCTTCCTGGCCTCCCATCTCACAGCTCCCGGCCTCCCACCCGTGAGTCTCACAGCGCACAGAGGAGGGAAAACGAGGCGAACGGCAGAAAGAGCTCACCCGCCCGGGGACCAAAAAGGCAGATGTGTTACTTTTCTGGGCCTGACTGAAAATGATGAGTCAGTGATGTGTTTCTGGCAGCACAAGATTtccatctttctgtcttcctccctccctttctctctctccctccccatctgtctccctttctctttctctctctctccctccccatctctctccctttctttttctctctctctcctctccctccctctctctctctctttttctgtccatcaacctctctctctttttctctctgtccctctccatatccctctctctctctctttctctctgtccctatccatctccccccctctctctctgtccatctctctctctctctctctctcctctctccctccttctccccatctgACTGCACTCCCACTCCTCTGCAGCTGTTGAGCTGTAAGGCTCCTCCCTTTGAAAGCAGGAGTAATGACCTCACCACTCTGACCCCTGTCTAAAGGGCGCTCCGCACTGACAGGCAGGAGTGGAGAATCAAACTTCACCTACATGCACCGATGTcagaaagagacaaaggaaACGGACACCTCCTACACTTTCTATACACTGGGAAACCCCCTGTAGCAGATACCTCAGCCATACCCATGAAAGCGAGCGACATTagagatttttcctttttttacttTCGCTCACTCGCTTTTGTACTGACAGGGATTGTAACATGGGCCGGCCCGACAGGCAGCCATTTTGCTCATATAATCTGAgtttgacagagagaaaaaagagaacaatGGCGGGGGCACAGGgagcgctctttctctctgaactCTTTCAGCTtagcagacagacaaagaacaGAGTGGGACCTGCTCGGTGCACCGGCGTAGAGCCTGTCTCTACAAAGGAGACATAAAGCCcccggggtgggggggggggggggggggagtattgAATTTCCTGTAGCGCAAGAGCAGACAAGTGCACACCTGTAACTGAGCACGCTCACAAGGGCAGCGGAAAAATCCCCCACATTTATGCCCCACGTttcactattattattatcactatTATTATTAACTTCATTTTTTACAGGATTTGGACAATAGAAAATGTCACGGTTGTCCCACAAAGCAAACTCTTTTTCTTGTGGTTAAACGTTCATTCAGTGACCATATGTGATTCAGTGGTTACATTTCTGTGTACTTTGACAATTTTAGCTTGGAGTAAACTGCTTCATTCTACAATTTGAACTTGGAGTTTTAGACCCAGAAGCGAAAATACAGAAACTGATAAAAACACAAGAACTCTTTGGCTGATGTGATAGTTGAATGTCCTGCGAGCTACAATCATCAATCACAAACAGCTGCTGGAACTCGAAGATAAACTGTAGCCCATGATCAGGTTCTGTTCTGAAAACCAAAGTATCTCGGTGAGAAGCTCAAAGACAAAAGCTCTCACTCCTTCTGTGTGGAGAAGAatttcagtgttgtgtgtttccccCAGGAGGTGGCGCTGTGCAGACAGCTACCTATGGATTCGGAGAACATGGCTCCAGTGCCCACAGCCGTCAACCCAGCGCCCATGAACCAGGGCACCATGCCCACCAGCGGCTCCGACCCCTTTCTCAACAGGCAAGTTGTTAATGCGCACATGCTGTCttactcaccatctctctctctctctgtctctctctccttctctctctctctctctctgtctctctctccttctctctctgtctctctctccttctctctctctctctgtctctctctttttttctgtgctgtCTACTCTGACCCCTGGGGCCAACTTCTTTTTGACACATGCTGTCTtgtttatcatcatcatcatcatcatcatatctgTGTCTtggtctctctgtatctcttccTTACTGTTTATGTGATCCTCTTGTAGTGCAGGTATATGTAGTGCATCCTTTGTCCCTCTGTGTTTATCTTGTATTCTGCGGTTTAGCCTCTTTTTCACCAGTCTGACATGACACCATCTTCTCTGCGCCGGCTCATTTAACCAGCATCAGAAGGCTGCCCTCCTCCCTGCATGCGCTCAAAGGCCCTCTATTGGGCTGCGTTAACTGGCCATGGCTATTTGATTTAGggaggttggggtggggtggggtgagggaggTGGCAGAGAAGTGGGGAAAGGCTGCCATTAATGGAACTAATCCAGTCCTCCTTTGGCTGCCGCACAGTTGAAACTGGTGGAATCCAGTCATGGTGTTGAGCTTCCCGTAAAGCAGCTTATTAGCCTGACGGGTGAATGCAGGGCCTGTGCTCGCAGGGGCCCGCTCCGGTCGGCTCTTGGCTGTAAACTTGCTGCCACTCCTCAATTTACACCTCCGGCCCGCTCGGATCCGTGCCCGCCGTGCCCACAGAGCACCTTTTCATGCCAGCCTGTTCATGAGCGGCGGGGGCAAAGCTAGGTGCCCCGATCCTGCGGTGTGAGGGCACCTCTAACCCTTCAAAGCACAGCAGAACAGGAGGCTCAGTGTTTTTGCACCTATTCAGCGGAGGCAATGAGCAGCAAGAATCAGCCTGTGTTTGGGTTAGGTGCAGCAGCTAGGTGGAGGACAGGACAGTTTGTGTTTTGAGAGAGTTCTTAGTTCTTAATCCTTTTTATGATTTTACTTCATTGAATGCAGGGATGTGCCAGGACGGTTGTGATTTATGTGCATATGCTGAAGAAGTAGTTCAGGATGAACAGTTACTTAAATGCAGGCATGCACATTCATTATGAATCTTATATATTACAGCTCGAGTTGTAAATCACAAAGAATACCTTCTGAATGTAAACGGTTCAGGAAGTGTAAAACCGTAGGTCTTTGACTTCTGCTCACGGTTGTCTGTGTGCCACCTCCACAGCGGGCCCTACCACTCCAGGGAGCAGAGCACGGACAGCGGCCTCGGCCTCAACTGCTACACCAACTGCCCCACCACTCCAGAGGACTTCCTTAACAACATGGAGGAGATGGACACAGGTGTGCTGTTAGCGATTTATAACCACTGGATATAGTGCTACATTTCCATTAATAAACACAGTCTAGTGACCACAGTGGCTCCGATTAGTGCAATAAACATGGAGGAGATGGACACGGGTGCTGTTAGCGATTTATAACCACTGGTAGCCTGCTCAACTCAAGACAGTTCATCTCGACTCGGTTGCATTCaaatatagcacacacacaggaccattTGAAAAGTCAAAGTGCTTTTCTGGCTTCGAAAATAATGACCAAGTGAAGTCATTGTTGTCAAAGCAATATCCCTGAGTTATAATACGAGTAGAGGAAGTTACACGTTACTGCATAAATCTATAGTTTAACCcgcctattatgttcaaattttacccacatctattatgcttggggtcaatttgaccccagcaatttaaacctccaaaaaattattataattatttttttttacccaagtttatgtgtcaggtacttaaggtttgtttgttgactacctaaatagcccttaaaattaaaacaatatccccacccactccctttatacatccagaatacatgttacgcgactatggagaaatatgcagatccccataaaatctcactgattgacctaaaattggaaagagatatccttctggtgtttttatggcttcatattatttctaagtacatattgttgttatctataacatttggaataaaaaactatttcttttatcaagaaaagtaacaatgtgatggaaaaagttgatatttcttatatattttatacaattaaaacagcctggggtcaaattgaccccaaacaacacctatgtgtaaagtatgtgtacaggacattgaaaacatatcatcatgttcattttgtgtttacccagttgtccccattaaattaggaaaagtcattaaatatgaagcaaaacaaattatgtcaaacatttatttagagacgttaaacattgaatggggtcaaattgaccccaaacataataggagggttaagactACATTCCGTTCATCTGAGTAAAGTAAAATGTCTGCGAGCAATGAACATCATAATTAAGTGCCTGtttttttgctctttctctctgaacaGGAGAAAGCTTGGCTCAGGGCAACATGAACGTCCCACAGCAAAGCCGTTTCCCCGACTTCCTGGACTCCCTTCCGGGCACCAACGTGGATCTGGGCACCCTGGAGGGGGCCGACCTCATGCCCATCCTTGACGTGGAGTCAGTCCTGAACAAGAGTGAGCCTTTCCTTACCTGGCTTTAAAATGGCAAGGAAGTCAGACCGTCGACACACACTAAAAAAGACTTTTTGTTTTGCTACCTTTCTATTATGTCAAATCCGTGAATTCTTCACCTCCCAAGGTTTTTACTCGCGTGTAAAGCATTGTTGTCGTTAACTCATTCATTACTCTTCCACGAATAGCTAGCTACCACGTCACTGTAAGATCCATCTGAATTCTGAGCTGAATGCAGACAGTAACCAAGGGTCTCTTTCATCAAGCCAAGAACAAAGCCGACCATGTCCAGTCATGGCTCACCAAGAAATGGAACAAAGTTATTATTTTGTGTAATGTTTAGGATAGTGTTCATTTTTAGCACCCtgagtttaaaaataaatgggAAAATATAGCATTCCTGTTTCTGTGTAGGGGTGACACAGCATGGTAGGGGGGGAAAATGGCTGCCTGTAGGTCTTCCTGTGCCATTTTACAAGACAGGGAGCAGGGACAACACACAGCCAGTAGGTGGAGCCACAGCATACTCTTGTAAGGTCAGGCCTGAAATGGAGGTCTGTGACTGATCCAGCAAAACCCTAATTCAACATCTGATTAAACTCTGAAGTCTTTGAGGCCACGGCGCTTCCTTCGAACAACAATGCAGCCTTATAAACAaagtatttttctttctttctacttTCTTTCTTGTGTTTGGGTTACACTTTACTTAACAGTGGCCAACCTCTTACTTTGTAGTGCTTATGTGAACACTGTGCATGAAATAATACACACGCCGGGACTCCATGCTCACGCATTTTATTAGCAAGACCATGGCTGCTGGTTTTCAaatcggtgtgtgtctgtgtttatatatatatcatgtaAACAATTAATACTTCAATGGTTATGCACACATTATCCACATTGTGCGTGAGGAATTAGGACACCGGAAAGT from Clupea harengus chromosome 10, Ch_v2.0.2, whole genome shotgun sequence harbors:
- the wwtr1 gene encoding WW domain-containing transcription regulator protein 1 isoform X3 — translated: MSNNPLQPMPGHQVIHVAKDPDTDLEALFNSVMNPRPSSWRKKVLPESFFKEPDSGSHSRQSSTDSGSHPPRLTEQQHAHARSKSLPASFQLGVGSSSTPSPAHHGHIRHQSFDVAEELPLPPGWEMALTSNGQKYFLNHVEKITTWHDPRKTMTAAMNQMSLHAGPAPQLQPLQQQQQQQQQRSMALSQPNLVMSHHHQHLQHAQQQQQQQQQQQQQQQQQVQAQSMGSPGPMAQQQGTPPGMMALPNSLSAQHQQKMRLQRIQLERERIQRRQEELMRQEVALCRQLPMDSENMAPVPTAVNPAPMNQGTMPTSGSDPFLNSGPYHSREQSTDSGLGLNCYTNCPTTPEDFLNNMEEMDTGESLAQGNMNVPQQSRFPDFLDSLPGTNVDLGTLEGADLMPILDVESVLNKSEPFLTWL